The following DNA comes from Rhinolophus sinicus isolate RSC01 linkage group LG06, ASM3656204v1, whole genome shotgun sequence.
AGTTTTGCAATTTACACCTACTTCATCTTATGCTATAGGCCTTCTTAGAGGCATTGCCGATGGCAATTGGCTGATTCCTGTAGATTGGAACGCATTAGCAATAATCTGTCTGGCCcctctcaaaagaaaaattagaggctTTGACAGTTTAGTACAGATCCAAATAGAAAAAGACCATACAGAACCCTCAACTAGTCCATGGGTTCACCAAtgtttgtaataaagaaaaaatcaggaaaatggtgAATGCTCACTGATTTGTGAGCTATTACTGCTCTAAGTGAACCTATGGGTGCTTTACAACCTGGACTCCCACAACCGTCCATGAGTCCTAAAGATTGGCCATTAGTGGTAATAGATTtacaagattgtttttatactatccCCTTACATCCTCaagactgccctagatttgcatTTTGAGTACCTTCTGTAAATAACAAAGAACCTATCAAAAGATATCAATGGAAAGTTCTTCCACTGGGAATGCTTAATAGCCCCACAATTTGCCAGTTTTTTGTAGCTCGAGCTGTTTTGTCAGTTAGAGAAAAATTTCCAGATTGTTACATCATTCACTATATGGATTACATTCTCTGTGCTGCATCATCTACAGAGATTTTAACTGATTGTTTGAAGTTCCTCCAGGAACAGCTCGAGACAGCAAGGATCCTCCACAAGTACAGTTTGCTAAAACCAtggttactttaaattttttgaattcttctggCTTTAGCACAGAACCAAACCTTGGACACATAGCTGCAGAAAGACGTTTTAACAATCGCTATAGCCCTAAAGCCTTGGAGAATGTGCCCATTTGGTGGAAAGATATCCAAACTAATCAATGGCAGTTAGGAACCTTGTTAACATGCGGGTGATGTTACgcttgtgtttctccaggaccggAAGAACGCCCTTTGTGGGTGCCCAGTCGGTGTATTAAACCATATCATGAACAACGCACCGCAGACCAGCCTGACAGTCAACCGCAGGAAGAACCAAAAGATTTATGGGACTTTTCATTCCAGCTGTTATGGGCATAATTGCTATTGCTACTGTAGCCACTGTTTCTGGAGTAGCTCTATGCCAAACCACTGAATTTGCATCAATAAATGCCACAAGGCAGCCCACAAGTCAGTCCGATTCCGGGCTCTCAGTCCTGTGatgctgtgagacccttggcgcctgtttcttaactttcttgatttctgtttcttactttttaaCCCTTTGCCACCCCTCCTCgtttgttcactgcctgtgttgcactgGACGCGACAGAGGACCCACCCAGAGACCTTTCAACTCCAGGGCTCCCTGCTGTaaagtgacaaaaacaaaatcatgcgAAGAAGAAGCTTTCTTTGCTGGCCAGAGTTCTCCTAGAATTACACAGATCAGACACAAGGACAAAAAACCCCAGAGAGTTGCAGCATGTATGGAGCGGCTATTATGTAAGAAGCNNNNNNNNNNNNNNNNNNNNNNNNNNNNNNNNNNNNNNNNNNNNNNNNNNNNNNNNNNNNNNNNNNNNNNNNNNNNNNNNNNNNNNNNNNNNNNNNNNNNCTTACCCATCATTGGCTatccagccatcctttggggccagacagggagacataaggtgtaagcacaaaggtgaagcaaagtccctgaaaggatccgtctcacagactctcctttctttaggggtaggtacgaggagacagatgggtaggctgctctGTGACAACAGATGTGAAGGATTAGAGAGTCTCCAGAAAGGGACAATCAGGGCAGAGGCAAAGGgttggaaagagagggagaacGTGGGATTCTACTGGAgggcacttgaaaaaaaaaataccaaagataACCTACCTGAAACATTAAATGTGCTTGACATTGATTTATCTGGTTATAAAACAACTTCATGCTTGCAGAGGTTGAAAACGGTGAAAGCCATAAACTTTAAGACGATGGCTAATATCTGGCAAGTGGAGATTTAATTCAGACTTGACTTGAAAATCATCATGTAtccttcattaattcatttattcaatcaacagTTATTATGATAGGGAGCTTCTATGAGGCCTGCCAAAAACAAAGAACACTGCTCTTTGGGCTGGACTGAACTTTCCTTCTCTAATTTATAGTGACAGATTGCAGGAGAGTGACCACAGAAGCTGGTCGAATGTAATGTTCTTTTAGTTTCTATCAATTCGGTGATCAAAGAAATTTGGTCTTTCGTGCACTGTGTTTAGCTCCTGCTGAAGGTGGGATTCTTCAAAAGTGGGAAGAGTCCTGGACCCCAGTGTTGGCAAAGCTCCTAAGGAAGTGGAGTGAGCGTCCTGGGTAAGGCAGTCCTGAGACCCTGCACTCAATGTGTGCTTAACAGACACagtctcacttaatcctcatcaGCAGGATTATTATGTTAACTGTTCTAATTCAGAGGCCCATCGGCTGAGAGACTTAAGAAACCTCCCAACCTGATAGGGACAAAGTTGGTTCTCTAAACCCCATGTGTCTCAACAAAGCAAGACTGAATCACGACGCCAGAATCCTGCCTTACATCTCCAGAGTTTCCTGAGGAGGACGTCCTCCATGTTCATCCCCCTCCGCAGTGTCCTGCAGAGCCCTCTGGAGAACCAGCTTCAGgttctgccttcccttcctccatcgcTGCCTGAAGGAGCCAACGAAGAAGTAAATGATGGGGTTGGCGCAGCTGTTCACACAGGTCAGGACAACTGCAACCAGGAGAAAATGATTTGTGAACCCATAGAAAATACTCTTAATCCAGTATTTGAGGAACCAGTGGATGCCCCAGGGCAGGCCGCAGAGGAGGAAGACCAGCACTGTGAGCAGGACGGTCACATACAGCCTGGTCGGCTGCACCCGCTGGGAACCACACAGCAGTCTGGTCACCAGGGCCAGGCTGGACCCTGAGAGAAGCACACATAAGAAAATCAGCCACCCAGCAGTAATGAGATCTAATACTGGACACCACGCCTGAGAATAATCCCTAACCAGGAGACCACAGTATCTCCCACTCAGGATGCTCAGCAGCAGGGAcagggcccagagcagggcaCAAATGACAGCTGACATGTGTCTGGGGCGATGGCAGCGGTACCAGATGGGCCACAGGACAGACAGGCAGCGCTCAGTGCTAATGGTGCTGAGAAAGCTCAGGCCTGCCACGTAGGCAAAGCCGAACACAGTCATGAAAAAGCTGGGGATGGAAATGGGGTCGGAATTGAAGTATTGGGTGAGTGTCTGCAGGGAATACATAATCTGgcagcagaggaagaggaagtcGGCTCCCGCCAGGTTGAGGATGTAGACAGAGAAGCTGTTCCTCCGCATGCGGAAGCCCAGGAGCCACAGCACAACCGCGTTTCCTGCCAGCCCCACTGGGGCTATGATGGCCATCAGCAAGACTGAGATCATTGTCCCCATCGTGACGTTTTGAGGAGTGGCCTGGTCACTTCCATTGATTGGCGTTAGTGATATCCCCGAAGCTGTGACCGGTGCATTCATGCTCAGGAACCCTCCGCTGGTGCCACTAGAACAGAAACAAgacctgagcacctgctgtatgaTCTCTGACTCTCACGGCCACCCTGCTGCAGGAGAATTACTGTCCCTGTGTTACAGAGGAGGGAAACACAGGCTTGCAGAGATTAAGGTACTTCCTGAAGGCCACACAGTCTTGGTGGCCTGGAAACTGGATTTAAACCCAGTTCTCTCTGGGTGTCTCTCTACTGAGACTCGGACCCTGTACAGACATTGGAATAATCTGTGGTCCAAACACCTCTCCTCATACTCCACAGCCATGACATGTCTCTGGGAGGGAAGAGAAGTGAAGTCTGGGCAGGTTTCGTGAATGACAACAGGACTGAACTCAGCATTCCATCTGCCCTGGGACTTGATTTCCTTTGAGGGCAGGAAGTTGGAAGCCCAAGGCTTGATCAATGGGCTACTTAAGTGACAGAGAGTGTCCATCCACCAGAAAGGAGATCATGATTTAGGGTCATGAAGAGATTGTGGCCTCTTCTATTAGAGGTGTGAGTTGGCCAGGACTCTAGGGTTAGAAATGGCCCAGTGTGTAAGCTTTATCATGACAGGAAGTACACCTTTCCCATACATTGGTGTGCCCCAGTCTAGCTCTGTGTGTGGAACACACTTTAAGgaactatttattaaaaaaaaatagtttcaggttaaaaacaatgtaatcattagacatttacacccttcagaAAATGATACCCTACCTTCCCCAATTTACTGTCCCCCTGCCATGTATAtaagctgttacaattccatcgactctattccctttgctgtactccacatcctatgaatatgaatatatatatatatatatatatatatatatatatatatatatatatttacagttgaCGTCCATTGTTATTTGGCTTCAGCATCATTTGTACTAGGCAGTGGTTAGTCattacaccgtccatgaagtgtctgtgtaataaaaaaaaagtgtccaatggacaccctacataatctttacaacattattgattatattccccaaactgtctttcctaTCTCCGTGGTGAAAGAACTTTTATAATAGTTTTCTCTGTATAGCATCCAAAAtcataaacttaaaatatttttaaatacctgtgAACCCCAGATTTAAGAAAAACTCTACATTGTATTCACAGGCACTTATGATGCTAGTGAGACATTATTCCAAAAAACTAACCCCAGATAGGGAAGGACAACCAAacagtgaaacaaacaaacaaacaaacaaacaaatgagatacAATGAGAAAATTTTCCAATCATATTGAGGGTTGGTACCAGAAAAAGTATATGTGAAGAGGCTATAAGAAGACGTGGATATTCTCCTATGACATTGAATCTTATTTCCATTTACTCTGCTCTCCTCTGTGTCTGGGGAGGAGACATCTCTGTCTCATGGACGGGCTCCCTTTTACTCTGGCACCTGGTTGCTCTCAGTTTAAAGGAGACACCGGTAGGTAACTTAGAGCAGAAGGAGGGTGATTTAGGGTTTTTAACTCCCTGGCCCTCTGCTGCCAGGCTGTGAGTCAGCAGTGGCTTTATTACTCTACCTAAGGACATAGCCTGTGTCTGGTGGCCTTTCTTACTGTCACAGTGACAACTACGGCTACACCCACTGCCCTCCCTGAGTTATGGtaacttctcttttcctttccctatcAGGACACAGAATGGTAACACCTCCCTATTATGACTTGTCTTTGGGCGTCCTCTGCATCCTTCACATATTTCCCTTAGCCCTGCCTGCACCTTGTACACAATCCCTTTATTGAACTTTCCACAATGTTTCTGCTGGGACAAGCCAGATACAAGgacaaaactaaaaaacaaacaacctcaCTGAACGGCAAGCTAGTCTGTGAAAgtgaagttattaaaaatacGTTGGCATTGCATAGCAATGTCTACTTGCCATCCTGTTTCCTAAATTAAAATTAGCAGAACATTCCTCTCCATAGTTGCACATTTGAATGTTTGGAGAGAGAGCGAGAACTAGGGAGCTACAACAGAAGCAGACAGAAGCTGGTTGGCCCCGTGTGACCTCCCACAGTCTAAGCTCCCAGCGCCCACAGCTTTCCTGAGGGAGCCTCACGTGTGCTGACTCTCACTGATGGGTGCCcatggcccctgcctgcccctccccaagATGAAATCACAGCATGTGGACTAAGAGGGAGAAAACAACATTGCTTTTGAGAGAAGACAGTTGTGAGCGAACTCTTACCTTAGCTCCATCTTCTCATTGAGGGTGGTGAGTAGAAAAGGAAGAGTCTCCTGAGGGAGACAAACAGCAGAGAGTGCTTTCTATTCTCTGAGTAGGAGATGTCGGCAGGAGCAAAAGTGAAACCTATTGACTAAGAGAGGCTTGTCAAGATGCTGGACAGACCCTGTGATTTCCTGCACAGGGGACACTGGCCAATGAGATTCTGGAGATTTGTGAGACAAGGACCTCAGGAGACATTTCTCATTGGCCCTGACTCCAACCACTTATCTCGGCTTCTCCCCATGCTTCTCCATCCGGCCGCCCTCCCTGTGATGAATGGCTGACCAGGAGCCTTCGCTGCCCACTGTGAGCCTGTGCAGGAAGCCCACCCACCAGGCTATGTGAGATTCCACAGCTAAAGAATACTTTGCTTCACGTTCAGGGCCCTCCATGGCCTGGCTCACCTGAGCTTTCTACATTTACTCACATTTACTCATATTTACTCACATTTACTCAGTAAGGTATGCACATTCATTTTATTGCAGAGGACACCAAAGTGTATAAACTGAAATGCAAAGCCTCTTCATCTTATTCCCCAATCGCAACCGATGTTTACAGTTTCCATTTTTAGCTTTTTTAGCAGTTATTTTATAGCTTTGCATGATCACACTATATTTCAAGTTTTGATTTATCAATGTGAACAACAGAGTTTATTGAGTTCCCTCATAAAGAAATTTAGCACACCACACACAGTGtctgttccctctctctctctactcaTGATATTTGTTAGCTGGATTATTGTAGATGATCTAGGGACAACCAGTATTTGCAGCTTTAGGTCCTATGACTTCCTTTCATGTGCCCAAGCTCCAGCCAAGTTCAGTTActtgtcatttcctttaaaaatgtaactatgaAGCAATTAAAACAGTCAGAAaactcattcactcatttctGCATTGACCCAGCACTGCTGTGTGCctgtgctgtgccaggcactgttccaggcagGGAAGATGCAGTGATGAATAACGCACAGGACTACGCTCGGGCTTTCCAGAGGAGGTGGGTGAGCTCACCCTGGGAGCGTGTGCTGATGGAGAAGGGTTTGGAGAGTCAGCATTAGGGCCTCCACCCTCCAGACCCCTGGAAGAAGAGAGGACCCAGCCAACACAGTAGTAAGAAGGAGCTCCTGAAGGAGGGGAAAACGAGGAGAGCACAGTATCCTGAGACTGAGCTGAGAAACCGATTCTAGCAGATGGGAGCGAGCAATAGTCTCAGTCCTCCGTGAGGCACTGAGTGAGATGAGGTCTAATATTTGACCTTGGGATACGCAATATGGAGTCATTGCTGATAGTGACAGGTGTGGTTCCAGTGGATGGTGAGGCTGGAAGATTGAAAGAGTGGGTGTAGGAGAGATTGGCAGGTGGTATGATTATCCACCCAGAAAACCCAGAGAATCAGCTGACAGTTCAGAAAGATGGCTGGGTACTAAATTGCTCTACAGAAAACAATAGCTTTctgtatatggaaaaaaaaaaagaagttagaaaGCATAATAAAACGTAACCTAAACTCATTCTGGAGATAATAGGGAACCATGAGGATTAACTAGCCTTAATAGATTTTAGAAACTACCCTGAAGCCTCGGGAATATAACAATGTTTTGCTAACATAAAACAGCGGGCAGGAAGTCTCAGGAATCAAACACAGGGCATATGGAATTCAGTCTATGATGAAGGGGCCAGTTCAAATGGGAGGTGTGGAGATGGACTATTTAATAAGTGTTGTTGGACCATTTGTAAAATGGCATAAAACCTATCAGGGATCATACCTCAGATCTTACATCctgttaaatataaaatggattatTATTATGTGTAAGAAAATCATacagaattagagaaaaaaaggggCATGAGTTATTTTGTAAGTTTATGGAAGTTGTGCCTAACCTTGACCTAATACTCAAgccttaaataaaaatattgttaaaaaattataattaaaatatttcattctccATGGAAAAAGGCCAACATTAGAAAGTCAAacaaggaagtggagaaagtaTTTACAATGCATCTTTGGACAAAATCCTAATTTATAttgacataaaaattttaatgtatttgttatttataagtaaatatttacgTATCTCCTACACATTACTTAGGAAGAGCCCTAGCAACCTAATAGGAAAATAACCAACTCGGTTCCTAGATAACCCATGTATCTTAAACATCacaaaaaaatgctaaaacataCTCAGGTGAGAAAGGGTAATTGAAACTGCACTGAATATGTTCACCTTCAGATTTCCAAATATGCAAAAGCCTAATTCCCTGTGTCGGGGAGTGCACGAGGAGAGTGGCACCGTCGTGTACTTGGTGTCCCAAGCAAAACTTTGCCCAAAAGGGCAGCTGCTCACATGAGGCTCTTCACACAGACCTGCACTGGTAGGAGACACTGCCCTACCTGAGGGATTGGTCAGCTGGCATTAAAGTCTTCCTCGTACCAGAAACATGTCTCTACATCTGccattgtattttgttttttaaaatttactattattattattatttcaatcttcccatttttcatGGAATAAGATTTCATGAGAAAATTGGAGCAGAATTGAAAGTACTTGTGTTCTACTCAGAAATCACTGACTATGGAAGATATTTGTTTCTCCTGACTTGTCTAGAAATGTTAATCTCTACGTGTATATTCCAGGCAATAAACGTAGATATTTAACATACTTATGTAAATTCGAAAGGCAATCAGTGTTTTTAACCTGCAAAGGAGTCCACTTCTATCACCTTTATGCAGATTAGGACAAGGTGCCCTTTCTGAGCTGAGGAAAACCTGATCTTGTTTTTAGGTGAAGATGTAATGTGCCCCTTCCTTCCCAGTAGTCACAGCACCTGGACACAGCGTTAACCAGCACATTGTAtttcagcccctctcccctcctctccctgggACAGTGTTTGGTGCAGTGGACAAACCGCACAACCGTCCCAGGAGTCTGCCGTCCCGATGAACCACACCGAGACCTTAGAGAGCTTCAGCCTCTTCCTCTCAACCTACTCTGTTccagaatttaattttgattctgTTTTCCCCCAAGAAATAAAACAGCTATTGTTTTCAGTAGTCAGTGTTTGTTCAAGAGTATTCCCATAAGCTACAATGTTCTGCTCAGCTCCCCATTTCCCATGTCATGTCTTGTATTCCTCACATCACACTCTTCAGGTGTGCCTTTTGTGAAAGTCTGTGGGTGGCGAAAGTGCTCCAGGTTTTCTCTGCCTGAAAATTTCATAGTTTCCCCTCATTTTCTAAAGAGGATCTTTTCAGGCATAGCTTTGTAGGAGgccatttcctttcctccagcACATTGAAGATTCACTGTCTTTGGCTGCAATTGTCACTGTTGTGAGATTGGCCATTAGTGAGGTTGCCTTTCAGTTGCAATGATCCATCTCTGTCCTTTCTAagagctttcctttctctctggtgTGATACACTTTCACCATTATTTGCCTAGTGGCTCTCTTTTTCATATCATATTTAGTTTTGGGGGAGTTTTCTGGATTTCagaattatgtaatttaatatttctggacAATTTTCTgctattatctcttcaaatattccatagtggttaagaaaacaaactggagccaggctgcctcacATCTCTACGTGGCCTGAGGCAACTGTGGCAACTcctctgtttcagtttcttcgTATGTAGGATGGCGGTGATATTATCGTCTACTTTAGAGGTGTGTTGTGAAGATCAATGAGTTCATTCTATAATAGTTCAGAACAGGGACACATACTAAGTAGTATATACTTATTAGCTCTTATGTGAtgcttattattattgttttctacaAGTCTAATCCATCACATGGtagagttttcttttctattttccatacctttaaactttcctttttattttccacagctactatgtttccccaaaaagaacacctagccagaccatcagctccaatgtgtcttttggatcaaaaattaatataaggctcactcttatattatataagacaaggtcttatattaaaataagaccgggtcctgTATTAATGCCCAAGGGTTGGGCGGGGCCAGGTTTCAAATTGCCAAAGCATGGCAAACTAACTGCTCAGATTTAGATAAGATATGGAGGCCGCCTTCACCCAGGGAATGCacccagggaagggggagggctcaacaaaaaaaacttggcctctgccagctcccccatccCAGAGAAATCCACCTCTCCGGCCCCAGTCCCAAGCCAGGCAACTCTATTCCCCCCCATTTGTCCCTGCTGCTTttgcagctgctgccccagcgctggagctcagcgAGTGATTCCCTTGGTGGGTACATCTGCGCGGAATCCCTTTAATAGGCCCGCCTGCGAGGGCAGCTGCACTCAATCTCACTCactcacaatctctgctggttttcacagccagaaattatggggacttctctccctggcactggaagcatgggctggggtggggctgggatctctcaccCTTCTAGAGGATGGGTGGGGGGGAACCCTCACAGCTAAAATAGACCTTTAATGGTCACACTTGGGTGCAGGACCAGCCTGTTAAGgatctctgaccctcctgccagTTTCGAGGTGGCTTCTGCAGGTCCtcagttgaaaggcttcagttcagcttgattttaggtgagtCTCAATAATGGTGTTTTGTGGATTAGTTGTAATATTGATGtgtttgtgagagaaggtaaCCACAGCGTGTACCTACTGCGCTATCTTGGTTGTCTCCCAAAGAGAGAATCTGCATCcactaaattttaaattccaatttttattttattaatttccagaAGTCTTCCCTGAGATTTTGGTTTTCAATTTCCTGGGTCATATTTTTGTCTGTTAATGCTGGCTCACATTGCCAATTCTCTCTTATGTGTCTTTAACACTATTAAGCATGACAATATTATAATTACCTGATCAGTCCAATATGTATATCGGAATTTACAGTCTATTGTTTCCTTTATCACTTTATGCTACCTtggttatttgtgtgtttgtggtttttttattGTGGGCTTCCCACTTTCCTTGGAACTCGTCCGTGGAAATTCTTTGAGGCCTAAATTATGCCTGAGTTCCTACAGAGAAGACGTGTGTTTCCTTTTGCTAAATAACTGGGGCAACTTACCATCATGACTTTCATGTATCAGGATGTTTCTAGAAACCTCTTGTAGCATTTGAAGTTTTAGAGACCACAGGTTTTGTGAATTGGGACCATAGTGTGATACTGACTTTTGGCTACAAATTCTTAAGAGAGAGTTTTTCTTCACTGAGAGCCAAGCATGATCATGCAGTTTCTTGGTGGTTTGACTTATCATTCTTGAGAAATACACTAAAGGTTTAGTCCT
Coding sequences within:
- the LOC141572454 gene encoding mas-related G-protein coupled receptor member X2-like — its product is MNAPVTASGISLTPINGSDQATPQNVTMGTMISVLLMAIIAPVGLAGNAVVLWLLGFRMRRNSFSVYILNLAGADFLFLCCQIMYSLQTLTQYFNSDPISIPSFFMTVFGFAYVAGLSFLSTISTERCLSVLWPIWYRCHRPRHMSAVICALLWALSLLLSILSGRYCGLLVRDYSQAWCPVLDLITAGWLIFLCVLLSGSSLALVTRLLCGSQRVQPTRLYVTVLLTVLVFLLCGLPWGIHWFLKYWIKSIFYGFTNHFLLVAVVLTCVNSCANPIIYFFVGSFRQRWRKGRQNLKLVLQRALQDTAEGDEHGGRPPQETLEM